A portion of the Flavobacterium limnophilum genome contains these proteins:
- a CDS encoding efflux RND transporter permease subunit, with protein sequence MQEGISGKIAHFFINSKLTILLMVALMIIGVYSSFLIPREEEPQINVPMADVMVGYPGASPTEVESRVAKPLEKIISNIKGVEHVHTMAMNGQAMLIVQFYVGQDVERSYVKLYDELAKHEDMFPKGVYKPMVKTRSIDDVPMLGLTLWSETQDDFQLRQIAEEVTSEIEKVKDVAITKEIGGSNRELKVILDKDKMAENGVDALGIMGMIQANNGSSQSGSFVQNDQEYLVTTGQFLSNSEDVENLVVGVNKNMPVYLKQVATVQDGPSTARSYVSFGYGKANEKFKTAKSEYPAVTISIGKVKGADAMKISAKIIDKVEHLKKTLIPDDVHVEVTRNYGETASHKVGELLLHLGIAIIAVTILVILAMGWRGGLVVFFSVPLTFALTLFAYYLLGYTLNRITLFALVFVVGIVVDDSIIIAENMHRHFKMKRLPFKQAAIYAINEVGNPTILATFTVIAAILPMAFVSGMMGPYMSPMPIGASIAMLLSLFVALTVTPYLGYHLLQEKEEQEHKHEEGMETSWIYKIYNKLERPLLESSSKRRILLAVTVVLLFGSVLMFFTKSVVVKMLPFDNKNEFQVVIDMPEGTTLERTTAVTKEIAQYLSTKPEVVNYQNYIGTSAPITFNGLVRHYDMRGGSNMADIQVNLLHKEERDLQSHDIAKEMRPDIQKIAKKYGANVKIIEVPPGPPVLSTLVAEIYGPDYKEQIKVANQVKTILQNTSDIVDIDWMVEDNQTEYKLEVDKEKAMLNGIAPQQVVGNLTYLLKEYPVSNLYDENSNDNVGIVLSLDDKDKTSLQDIQNLKIKGSQGNMIPVSDLVKVVQDTLQKTIYRKDQKRVVYVTADMAGALESPVYAILGMNEKLAKMNVPKGYKVNELYMEQPTDESDFTVKWDGEWQITLEVFRDLGVAFLVVIVIIYMLIVGWFQNFKTPMVMMLAIPLSLIGIVFGHWLLSAYFTATSFIGMIALAGVMVRNSVLLIDFIEIRLNEGVPLKQAIIEAGAVRTTPILLTTGAVVIGASIILFDPIFQGLAISLVFGAVVSTVLTLLVVPIIYYITERKKWETTIDSSDEENNI encoded by the coding sequence ATGCAAGAAGGTATTTCAGGTAAAATAGCCCATTTTTTCATCAATTCGAAATTGACCATTTTGTTGATGGTAGCTTTGATGATTATTGGCGTATACAGTTCGTTTTTGATCCCGAGGGAAGAAGAACCACAAATTAATGTTCCGATGGCCGACGTAATGGTGGGGTATCCAGGCGCAAGTCCGACAGAAGTGGAAAGCCGTGTGGCCAAACCATTGGAGAAAATTATTTCGAACATCAAAGGCGTGGAGCACGTGCACACGATGGCGATGAACGGGCAGGCGATGTTGATTGTCCAGTTTTATGTGGGGCAAGACGTGGAGCGTTCCTATGTAAAATTGTATGACGAATTGGCGAAACACGAAGATATGTTTCCGAAAGGCGTTTACAAACCGATGGTCAAAACCCGTTCGATTGACGATGTACCGATGTTGGGATTGACGCTTTGGAGTGAAACCCAAGATGATTTCCAATTGCGCCAAATTGCTGAGGAAGTAACTTCGGAGATTGAAAAAGTGAAAGATGTGGCGATTACCAAAGAAATTGGTGGCAGCAATCGTGAACTAAAAGTGATTTTGGACAAAGATAAAATGGCCGAAAATGGTGTGGATGCTTTGGGAATTATGGGAATGATTCAAGCCAATAACGGCAGTTCGCAATCGGGTAGTTTTGTGCAAAACGACCAAGAATATTTGGTTACGACTGGACAATTTTTATCGAATTCGGAAGATGTAGAAAATTTGGTGGTGGGCGTGAACAAAAATATGCCGGTCTATTTAAAACAAGTGGCGACGGTGCAAGACGGCCCATCTACGGCCAGAAGTTATGTGTCTTTTGGTTATGGCAAAGCCAACGAGAAATTCAAAACCGCCAAATCGGAATATCCAGCCGTAACGATTTCCATCGGAAAGGTGAAAGGGGCGGATGCGATGAAAATTTCGGCTAAAATTATTGATAAAGTCGAGCATTTAAAGAAAACTTTAATTCCCGATGATGTTCACGTAGAAGTAACCCGAAATTATGGAGAAACGGCTTCGCACAAAGTGGGGGAGTTGTTGCTACACTTAGGTATTGCGATTATTGCCGTTACGATTTTGGTGATTTTGGCAATGGGTTGGAGAGGCGGATTGGTCGTGTTTTTCTCCGTTCCATTGACGTTTGCCTTGACACTTTTTGCCTATTATTTATTAGGTTACACACTAAATAGAATCACGCTTTTTGCCTTGGTTTTCGTGGTGGGAATCGTCGTCGATGACAGTATTATCATCGCCGAAAATATGCACCGCCATTTCAAGATGAAGCGACTGCCTTTCAAACAAGCGGCGATTTATGCGATTAACGAAGTAGGAAATCCAACGATTTTAGCGACGTTTACCGTTATTGCGGCTATTCTGCCAATGGCTTTCGTGTCTGGAATGATGGGGCCTTATATGAGTCCGATGCCGATTGGTGCTTCGATTGCGATGTTGTTGTCTTTGTTCGTGGCCTTGACTGTGACGCCTTATTTGGGCTATCATTTGTTGCAAGAAAAAGAAGAGCAGGAACACAAACACGAAGAAGGAATGGAAACCAGTTGGATTTACAAAATCTACAACAAACTGGAACGACCTTTATTGGAAAGCAGTTCGAAAAGAAGAATCCTTTTGGCAGTGACCGTGGTGTTGTTGTTTGGTTCGGTTTTGATGTTTTTTACTAAATCGGTAGTCGTGAAAATGCTGCCTTTTGATAACAAAAACGAATTCCAAGTCGTGATTGATATGCCCGAGGGAACCACATTGGAACGCACAACAGCCGTGACCAAAGAAATTGCGCAATATCTTTCGACCAAACCCGAAGTGGTGAATTACCAGAATTACATTGGAACATCTGCTCCGATAACTTTTAACGGATTGGTTCGTCATTACGATATGCGTGGTGGCAGCAATATGGCAGATATTCAGGTGAATTTGTTGCACAAAGAAGAACGTGATTTACAAAGTCACGACATCGCCAAGGAAATGCGTCCTGATATTCAGAAGATTGCCAAGAAATATGGTGCGAACGTGAAAATCATTGAAGTTCCGCCTGGACCACCAGTTTTATCGACTTTGGTTGCCGAAATTTATGGCCCTGATTACAAAGAACAAATCAAGGTGGCAAATCAGGTAAAAACAATTTTACAAAACACTTCGGATATCGTGGATATCGATTGGATGGTCGAAGACAACCAAACGGAATACAAACTAGAAGTCGATAAAGAAAAAGCAATGTTGAACGGCATTGCACCGCAACAAGTGGTTGGAAATCTAACGTATTTGTTGAAAGAATATCCCGTTTCTAATTTGTACGACGAAAATTCAAATGACAATGTGGGCATCGTGCTTTCGCTTGACGACAAAGACAAAACGAGTTTGCAGGACATTCAAAACCTGAAAATCAAAGGCAGTCAGGGGAATATGATTCCGGTGAGTGATTTAGTGAAAGTAGTTCAAGATACCCTGCAGAAAACCATTTACAGAAAAGACCAAAAACGTGTGGTTTATGTAACGGCTGATATGGCTGGAGCCCTGGAAAGTCCCGTGTATGCCATTTTGGGAATGAACGAGAAACTAGCCAAAATGAACGTGCCAAAAGGCTATAAAGTCAACGAATTGTATATGGAACAACCTACGGACGAAAGCGATTTTACCGTAAAATGGGATGGAGAATGGCAAATCACTTTGGAAGTTTTCCGTGATTTGGGAGTGGCATTTTTGGTCGTAATCGTGATTATTTATATGCTGATTGTGGGTTGGTTCCAAAACTTCAAAACGCCTATGGTAATGATGCTTGCGATTCCGCTTTCGTTAATCGGGATTGTGTTTGGACATTGGTTGTTGAGCGCTTATTTCACGGCGACTTCCTTCATTGGAATGATTGCTTTAGCAGGAGTTATGGTTCGAAATTCGGTCTTGCTGATTGACTTTATCGAAATCCGACTCAACGAAGGCGTTCCTTTAAAACAAGCCATTATCGAAGCCGGAGCCGTAAGAACTACGCCTATTTTGTTGACAACAGGCGCTGTGGTTATTGGAGCTTCCATTATTCTATTTGATCCAATTTTTCAAGGATTGGCTATATCATTGGTATTTGGAGCGGTGGTTTCGACTGTGTTGACTTTGTTGGTTGTGCCAATTATTTATTACATAACGGAAAGAAAAAAATGGGAAACCACGATTGATTCATCCGATGAAGAAAATAATATTTAA
- a CDS encoding YgaP family membrane protein, which translates to MKNRIVRAVAGTFILISLLLAIYVNQNWLWFTAFVGANLLQSSITKWCLMEDILTKLGVKD; encoded by the coding sequence ATGAAAAACAGAATCGTAAGAGCTGTAGCAGGAACGTTTATCCTCATCAGCTTGTTATTGGCTATTTATGTCAACCAAAACTGGTTGTGGTTTACCGCTTTTGTGGGAGCCAATTTGTTGCAATCTTCCATCACCAAATGGTGTTTGATGGAAGATATTTTGACCAAATTAGGAGTGAAAGATTAA